GTTCCCGAGGAGGAACGAGAGTATGAGGCGGTCAGCCGACTGGGCAGAGCTTATAACAACCTGGGACTTTACGATGAGGCGCTCAACCAATTGAAGAAAATTGCTGAAGCAGGTCAACAAGATCCAATCTGGCACTTTCGAGTAGGTTTTGCCCTCTATCATTTGAAAAGATATGAAGAGGCGACTGAGGCATTCCGCACCTCAGACAAGTTAGAAACCGGCAATCAGAATACTGAATCATGGTTAAAGTGGAGCTTGCAAAAAGCGGAAAAGCAGCAAAGACAGGAGCTTCGGATGGCAGCCAAAAGGGCAGCGGCTGTTGAGGGTTCAGCATCGGAGGAAGTTCCTTTTTCGAACATGTCGTTTGAAGACTTTTGGGACGACAGCGAGTACGCGAAAAAGGCATATCAATCCGCGCCACCCACGGATGAACTGATCGCATCGATCGAGGAAGAGCTGGGATACAAGCTCCCTGCCTCCTATCTTGCACTCATGAAGCAGCAGAATGGCGGCATTCCGAAGAACACGTGCTTCCCAACAGAGGACCCTACCTCCTGGGCTGAGAATCACATTGCCATTACGGGTATTTTAGGCATTGGCCGCGAGAAAAGCTATTCGCTCTGCGGAGATCTCGGCAGCCAGTTTATGATTGAAGACTGGGGCTATCCCGACATTGGAGTCGTCATCTGCGACTGTCCTTCAGCAGGTCATGACGTAGTGATGCTAGATTATCGGGCATGCGGGAGAGATGGTGAACCCGAAGTCATTCACGTCGATCAGGAAAGCGATTATGAAATTACTTTCCTGGCTGAAAATTTCGAGGCGTTTATCAGAGGCTTGGTGAGCGAAGAAGAATACGATACCTCCGAGGAGGACAAGGAAGTGGCTCTTTACAAAGTAGCCCACGGAAAGTTTTCTTCCTTGCTGGAGGAGCTGTGCACGCCCGTATCGGAAGTGGAACAAATCGATCAGAAAATACGCAGCATTTGTACACGAATTGTAGAGGAAAAAGGCTTTTTCTCTTTTCATGCGGATGAACTCTCGTATCTGATGTACGATGTGCAGTTTTGGCTTTACACGAAGTCATATCCCGATACCACTCGCGAACAGTACCTGGCTGTCTATGAGAAAATGATCGCCTTTGGCGGAGAATTCGGGCAAGGCGGATATGCTCCAGGATGGATCAGCGAGTGGCTGGATCGTCGCAAGGAGGAAGGTCGGATCGTACAGGAAAATGGACACATCCGGTTTACAGATCAGTTCGCATCAGAAGTGATTCAGCAGCTTCGAGAAGCCTAAAAAGCATGCAAGCAACAAAGAGCCCACGTCGTCGCGGGCTCTTCTTTTATTCAATTGACTGCTAGGCCGTACTACTCATGAAAATCGAGTCCCGATCTGACTTCTTTCACATACCCTGCCCGAATGACGAAATCTCCGAAGTGTTCGCCTTCTTCGCGTTCCTTCGCATACCGATTTAAAATTGGCCGCAGTTCATTCAATATTTCTGCTTCTCCGATGTTTTCACGATACAGCTTGTTCAATCGATTGCCAGAGAAACCGCCGCCCAAATACATGTTGTATTTACCGACAGCCTTCCCAATAAAAGAGATTTCTGCAAGTGCAGGTCTTGCGCATCCATTTGGGCACCCTGTCATACGAATGACGATCTCCTCATCGCGCAAACCCGCCTCATCCAAGATCAACTCGATCTCATCCAGCAGTGTAGGCAAATAACGTTCTGCCTCAGCCATCGCGAGTCCGCAAGTCGGCAACGAAACACAAGCCATGGAGTTTCTCCGGAGTGCAGAATAGGTAGCTCCATCGGTGAGCCCGTATGCTTGAATGATCTGTTCAATTTCCGGCTTCTTTTCACTGGTGACATTCCCGATGAGGAGATTTTGATTCGGCGTCAGGCGGAAGTCCCCTGTATGCACCTTGGCAATCTCTCGCAAGCCGGACTTCAGGAGGTAGTTGTCCTCGTCTTTTACACGGCCATTCTGAATGAAAAGGGTAAAATGCCAGTTATCGTCGCTCCCTTTTACCCAACCGTAGCGATCGCCATTATGCTCGAAGTGATAAGGTCGTACCTGCTCCAATTCCCAGCCCAGTCGCTGTTCCAGTTCATGGATAAACCATTCGATTCCGCGGTCGTCGATCGTATATTTGAAGCGAGCATGCTTCCGCACCGCACGATCTCCATAATCTCTCTGGATCATGACCGTTTTCTCGGCGACTTCCAGTACTTGTTCCGGTGTAACGAAGCCGATCACCCGCGCCACCTGCGGATACGTCTTCGGATCACCGTGGGTCATTCCCATTCCGCCCCCGACCGCTACGTTGAAGCCCAGCAGTCGACCTTCCTCATGAATGGCGATAAAGCCCAAATCCTGCGAAAAAACGTCAACATCGTTGGCAGGAGGTACGGCGATGCCGATTTTAAACTTGCGCGGCAAATAGACAGGCCCATAGATCGGTTCTTGCTCTACTTCATCCCGACTGTCGACGACTTTTTCTTCATCCAGCCAGATTTCATGATAGGCGCGAGTCCGGGGGTCCAGATGATTGCTTATTTTTTTGGCCCATTCGTACACCTCTTGATGAACTTCCGACTCGTACGGGTTCGGGTTGCACATAACGTTGCGGTTGACATCCCCACAAGCAGCTAGTGTACTTAGCAAGGCTTCGTTTACTTCTTGAATCACCTGCTTCATATTCCACTTAATCACGCCATGCAGTTGAAAAGACTGACGAGTCGTCAGGCGAATCGTTCCATTCGCAAACTGCTGGGCGATATCGTCCATCATCAGCCATTGTTCTGGTGTGACAACGCCACCAGCGGCACGCACGCGGACCATGAATTGATAGGCCGGCTCCAGCTTCTGTTTACTCCGTTCATTGCGAAGATCCCGATCATCCTGCATGTAGCTGCCATGAAATTTCATCAGGCGGTTATCATCCTCAGGGATAGAGCCCGAAATCCTGTCTTCCAGCGTTTCCGCCAGACTTCCCCGCAAGTAATCGCTTTTGCGTTTAATGTCCTCTACGTCGCTGTGAGGAGCACTGTTTGACGAAAGCAAATGATTTTCTGACATGGTTCCTATCTCCCCTCTCATTCTTTCTCGAAAATCAGTAGACATCTCGCTGATAGCGTTTTTCCTGCTGCAACCGTTTCAAGTACGCAACGACCTCCTCTGAATCAAGTCCACCCTCTTGTTGGAGAATGGTGACCAGAGCTGCGTGAACGTCATGCGCCATCCTTTTCTCATCTCCGCATACGTATACGTGCGCCCCATCCTGTAGCCATTGATAAAGCTCCTTACTCTTCTCAAGCATCCGGTGCTGAACATACACTTTTTCGCTCGTATCTCGAGAGAACGCGACATCCATATGCGTCAGTACGCCCTGTTTGAGCCAACGCTGCCATTCGAGCTGATAGAGAAAATCTGTGGAGAAATGCTGGTCGCCAAAGAAAAGCCATGTCTTGCCCGTCGCCCCAAGCTCCTCCCGTTCCCCCAAAAACGCACGGAATGGAGCGACACCCGTTCCGGGACCAATCATGATCAACGGGGTGTCCGGGTTGGCTGGAAGCTTAAAGTTGGGGTTATGCTGCACAAATACTGGCAGCGTATCCCCCGCCTCCAAACGATCCGCGATATAGCTCGAACAAACGCCGTACCGATCTCGACCATGAGCCTGATAGTGAACATTGCGAATTGTAAGATGAACTTCGTCTGGGTAGGACTTCAAACTGCTTGAGATCGAATAGAGACGAGGCGGCAGCTTTCTAAGGATGGAAACAAATTCTTTGGAAGACACGCCCTTCAAATCGTAGTCCTCCACCAGGTCTAGCAAATCCCGATTTCGAACATACTCGCGAAGCTTTTGCTCCTGTCCTTCCGCAAGCAGTTCCCGCAACCCGTTTCCTGATGATAGCTTTACGGCTTGTTCCAAGAGAGGCTTGGTGAGAACCGTGATTTCAAAATGACTGGATAAGGCCTCTTCCAACGTGCGCTCTTCCCCGCTTTTATGAATGGGAACAAGTTCTTCCGGCTTCCAGCCCATCGCGTCTATCAGCTCACGGACAAGGTCAGGATGATTTTTAGGATAGATCCCCAAACAGTCACCCGGTTCATACTCGAGACTGGAACCCTCAAGGGAGATTTCCAGGTGGCGAGTTTCCTTATCTGATCCCCGTCCGTTCAGATTCAAGTTCTCCAAGACCACAGCCTGAAAGGGATTCGACCGTGAATATTCGGTCTGTGACGCTGACCCGATCACTGCGCCGCCCACGATTGCGCTTGCCGCAGCAGCCTGGGTTGCCGAAGTTTCACTGAGAGAAGCCAGGACCTGATTCATCCATTCGGAGGCGTGCTCGTCGTAATCCACATCGCAATCAACCCGGGGAGTAAGACGCTTGCCGCCTAACTCTTCCAACCGCTTGTCGAACTCCTTGCCAGTTTGGCAGAACCATTCATAAGAGGTATCGCCCAATGCCAGCACAGAAAAACGCAGGCCCTCCAATTGCGGTGCTCTTTTGCTGTGTAAGAATTCATGGAAGGAAATGGCGTTGTCCGGTGGTTCACCATCTCCGTGTGTGCTTACCACAACAAGCAGGTTTTCAACCTTTTTCAACGCATTCGTCTTGAAGTCGCTCATAGAGGAAAGTGTTGCGTGGAAGCCGTGCTCCTGAAGCTTTCCGGTCAGCACCTTGGCAAGCTTTTGGCTGTTCCCGGACTGAGATCCGAAAAGCACTGTCACCTCTTTGGAAATGACTGGCCCATTCGTAGCTGAAGTGGCTTGAAACCCAGCGGCCATCGGTGCTTCCACTTTGTGAAAAGCTGCAAGATATCCGCTCAGCCAAACCTTTTGCACTTCTGAAAGCGTGGGCAGCAACTGATTTAGGAGCTCTACTTGTTCCTGACTAAAAGGACTGTCTGTCACCTTAAGTACCAACGATATGCACCTCACACGAGAAAAGTTAATTCCGAGTAATCTTATATGATTATTTACTTTAAGCTACCACAGTGAGTAGAACCCGAGCAATTGGAATTCGTTATTGTCATCATAAGTTTTCCTAATCGTTGGAAAACAACAAAGAACCCCGATCCTACGATAAGGAATCGGGGTATTTTTCACTCAAATTCTTACTATTCAACTTGTTGCGTACATGAAAAGTTACCTTTGTCCCTGTACCTTGCGTACTTTCGATATGAAGCCCTGTTCCGAAATGCCGTTTTAAACGCTGATCGGTATTGATCAATCCGACTCCTGACCTGCTATCTGCTTTTCTTTCTAACAGTCGTTGTATTTGATCTTCGTCCATTCCAATCCCATCGTCTTCAACGGTTATTTCCACATGCGTTTCCTGAACAGAAATCCGAATCGTAATTTCCCCCCCACGAATGCGGTTCATCACACCATGTTTGATCGCATTTTCAACGAGAGGCTGGATCGTAAGAAAGGGGATTTTTACGTCCTCACAGTCATCTATCTCCCAAACAACTTGCAGTCTTTCTTCAAACCGAACCTTTTCAATATACAAGTAAGAGCGCACCAGACTTAGCTCCGTTTCGATCGGAACAAGCCCGTCCATATCTTCAAATTTGAATTTATTCCTCAAAAAATTGCTAAACTCGTAAAGCAAATCGCGCATCTTATCCAAATTAATGTCACTTAAAGCTGTTACCGCGCTCAACGCATTAAATAAAAAATGAGGCTGGATTTGCGCTTGTAGCCATGCAGCTTCTAATCGCAGTTGTTCCCGGACAGATTGTTTAATCGTAGTGAGCGCCTCGATCCGCGATTTTATTTCCATTCCCTCTATTGGTTTGGTCACGTAATCGTTTGCTCCCGCTAAAAAACCACTTTGAATATCTTTTGGTTGGCTTCTTGCGGTAAGGAGCAAAACAGGGAGCTCTGTGAGTGTAAACCGCTCGCGGATCATTCTTGTCAGCTCATAACCGGACATCTGCGGCATCATAATATCGGAGATGACCAGATCCCATTCCCCTGTACCCAATATGGCTAATGCTTCCTTCCCACTGGTCACCATTGTTACCTCATATTCGTCTGGAGGCAGTATGGCTTCCAGCACCTGAAGGTTAACAGGGTCATCATCCACAATTAACAGGCGCGGACGATCGCGATTTACTTCCAATAAAGTTGTTGGTTTCGTAGCCCAAGAGCTCTCCGCTTTATCCTGAATCGGCATAGGTTGTACGACTGACGGTTCGAATGACCGAGAAACAGCTACCCCTTCCTCCGCTTCCATATGTGCCCATTGTAACGAAAAGGTAAATGTCGAGCCTTCCCCTAAAACGGAGGACACATCAAACGTACCTCCATGGAGCTCAACCAGCTGCTTGCTTATACTAAGACCCAACCCAAAGCCACCTTCAATCATGGTCTCGCTCGTGCTGGCTTGTTCATACGGGTGGAACAGGCGCTTTTTCATGTCCTCGTCCATTCCGATTCCTGTATCATGAATCTCAATAAAAGCTCTTCCGTCCTTGGCAAACGCTTGAATGGAAACGATCCCTTCATTCGTATATTTCACAGCATTGTGAAGTAAATTGAAAACGATTTGAATCACCCGGTTCTCATCCGCGTGTACGGGTGGAAAATCTTCAGGGATTTCATTTACGATTTTTACAGACTTCACATCTGCGTTAAATTGCAGCATATCAAGTACCCCAGTCACGATGGGCTGAATCCATATGGCTTTTTTCTGTAAGCGCGGGTTGCCTTCCTGTAAACTCATCACATCAATTAAATCATTTAATATCAAGGTCAGCCGTCTTCCTACAGATAAAACCGTTTCAAGCTCCTTGATACTCCTTTCCTGCAACAAATGTCGCTCCCGATTTAAAACGGATTGTGACATATTCAGAATGCTATGGAGTGGATTTTTAAATTCATGTGAAGTGTTGGCCAGAAATTGATCCTTATGGTCATTCATTCTTTGCAAGGTTGCAGCAATTTCTTTTGTGTTGGCATGCATGATGAAATAACCCTTAAACCATACAGTGGCTAAGCACCCCATCGAAATAATCAGATCAAATGGATAGTAGACAAGACTCATACCGCTTTCCCGCCAGATTAACGACCAAATAAAATGGTGAAGCAACGCAAGAAATGAAAAAAGCAGTAAAAGATTGCCCTTGATGTCTTTGATCAATTTCCTAAGGATGGTTATCAACGTGATCACTGCAGCAATACCGGCCACCAGAAAATAAACTGGAAATAACATCGTCACCTGATCAGGGTCTAAAAACAACGTAATGCCAGCAATCCCAAAATTCATCACCCTGTATACAGGATACACCCTGCTCCAATAAGGAAGTTCGCGATGATTCATACACTCCAACAAAGCATAGGCCCCAATGACGAGGGCGAAATTCGTTAATCGAAAATCCCACTCAATGCCGATGTAAAATAATTGGTGGAACAGCTTCTCATCATTGCTTAACACGCTAGTTAGCGCTATACAAAATGTCAGCAAAGAAAAATACAGCAGATTCTTTTTCTTATCTCCCAGTAAAAATAAAATAAACGCATAAGCAGAATGTATGAGAAATATCATGGCTGCCAGAAGCTGCGTAGAAACGGAGACTTTTATTTCCTTTGCAATGGCTTCTTCTGAACCAAATTTAATGGATCGAACAATGCCGCTGCTTCGACCATCCACATAATTTGCCGCCTGAATGACGATGTCGATTACGCCGTTTTCATCTGCCGTAAAGGTTGAAGAATAAGGCAGATTCTTCGCAATATATTCATCCTCCGACTCGCCCACCTGCCCGGATTTCGCAAGCAAACGACCGTTTACATATAATTCCGATGCCGTGCGCACGCTGGGTACACGAATGCTATAATTCAGGTCCTTTTCTGGATCCACATACAGACGCAAGCGATAAGAAGCAAATCCATAGGGAGTTGACTTGTCTGTATGCAAAGCTTCATTCCATCTTCCCGGAACCTGAATAAGCGATGGCCCCTTCTCGTTTACACCTTGTTGCCGTCTGCCATCCATCAGCCATTGAGAGGGATAAAACTCCCACTCTCCATCTAGCAAGAGAGTGTCGCCACCTTCTGCATTCCAATCACGCAAATCGAATTGCCCATTCTTAATGTCCGCTTGTTGATCACGAAACGATTCCATCCACAAAATCCGCGCACCGGATAAGATGATAAGTAATAACCCGAGTAATAGTAGGATATGGCTCTTTTTTATTTGGTATTTGGGTGAATGATTTACCAAGAAGTATTCCTCTCCTAGTCAGTTTCTTCTCTGACATTCAAATAGAATCTTTCCATAATTTAGCATATAGATTATGACAGAGAAATACAGTTGCCATAGAAAAAGCTACGTTTATCTGAAAGACAACGTAGCTTATCAATAGAAGTTATCACTCTATGTAGTGGCTATCAGGAATTCTTCTCCGCTTGGCAGCGAAAGACCATCGGTGCGGCCGGTAAAGTAGCGCTGGTTAAGTTCTGCCGAGGATACATGCTGGACTTTTCGGAAACCAGCTTCGCGGGCCAATGACAGCATCTCCGGCGGTGTGAAAAAGCTGATGAAAGGCGTGCCGCTTGACCGCGCTCCCTTTTCTGCCTCTTCAACTTCGGGACGTTTCTCCGTTTCTGTAAAGGTAAAGGGGAGCAAAAACGTCATAGCCAGCGTGGAGCCTGGAGCAAGCGTCGCTACTTGGCGCAGCGTAGCCATAATCGCATCCTTCGTAAGGTACTGGGTGACGCCAGTGGATGCTACCACCGCTGGTCGGCTAGCATCAAAACCGGAGTCCTTTAGTTGCTCCCACCAGGACCAGCCTGCCTCGAAGTCAACGGGTACGAGTCGTAACCACTCGGGGATGCCAAAGCCCAGCTCGTTCAAGCGTTGCTTCTTCCAACCCTGCGTGTCTGGCTGATCGACCTCGAAAATCCGCATCTGAGAGGCGATTTCCGGTCGTCGCTGAGCAAAGGTGTCCAGGCCAGCGCCGAGGATAACGTACTGGGTGACGCCTTGTCCGAGCTGTTCGGTGACCAAATCCTCAATAAAGCGAGCACGAGCCACGATAGATGCTCGAAACCCGCTGGTGCTCTTTGGGTCCATGTCGGGACGTTGGCGCCAGTCGTCTTCCGGAGCCACCAGTCGCAGACCGATCTCGTCTTCTAGTACATGCGGTGGAGAATCGATCTGTGCGTGCAACGCCCGCCACAACGCGACCCGCACCGCCGTGTGGTCTGGCACCGTAGTTTGCTTATCATGCATGGCTGCTCTCTCCTCTCGATTCGTTTCCTTCTCGTTTTCGATACAAAATGACTTCATTTTAATATGCTCCCATTTAATAGGACCATCCTGACAAATAGCAATTCAATACTTCTAGACCACTCTCCTCCCTAGACTTAGCTTCACCTAGTCTCAGTTGCATCGATGAAAGGTACTGTCCGCACCATCACCTTCACAGGAGTTCCCGTTTTTAGTCCTTTCCTGCACTGCCTTTTACACGCTGTTTTATGTGGCCTCTGGAAGGTTAAGACCATTTCCGAAAATGAAAAAAGGCCATTCCCCCGGCCGTTTGGCCGATGGGGAATAACCTTCTTAGATAAAAACCTATTCTTCACAACCAACTGTACCTGCAGGAGGAATTGCAATTTGTTGTGTAGCAGCAATTAATAACTGTTGTGTTTGTAACACTTTTACAGTAAGGTCTAGGACAATTTTTTCAGTCAGGCTATTAAACGTTCCCTCAGGTGTTGCTATAACCGGTGAAAAATCAAGTTCATAGAAGTTAGCAGCTACCAACTCACCAAATGGTTGTTCGTTGTATTTCACAAGATTTTGGAAGAAATTTTTATCCAAACGTGGAACCTGGCCATCCGTCTCATTAAGGAAAAATGCTTTACTCGCCTCAGAGATACCAATAATTGGCCTTGTTAAAAATGTTGTGATATCAGCAAAACCTGTAAAAGGAACATCCGCAATTGTATCTAAAAGTGCTCCAGTACATGCAGCAGAAGCATATTCAATATTTTTGCGAATGAATCCTCCTACAAATAACTTGGCTCTTGTAACATTGAAAAAGTCTGTAGTACCAATACGCGTAAATGCGACAGGAACAAGTTTAACCTGATTGAGGAATACATTTTTTACCACTCTCTTAATCTCAGTTGCTGGTGGGTTAAGTGGAATATTTGCTTCTACAACGATTTGAAGAGTTGGCTCTACAAGTACAACTGGAACTTTAATGGTTGGTACAGCTGCTTGAGAAATGATCGTAGTTGGTTCGACGGTTAATGGAATTTGTTCTGTCGAAATCACTGGACATGCGGGGGTCACTTGCTCTGGTTTGATGACGCTCATAATTGGAAATCAACTCCAATTTTAAAATTTGAGTGTTTTAAACTCACTATCACTATATTCCGCATTCCTTTTTTAGTAAGGGCAATTCTCTTAGATAACATAACCATTTTACATGAGTAGGTGTTTGATTACGTTATCACTTAAATTTTAGTGCCATCACAACTAATTCGAACTGATTGAATTTGTAGTATGTGAACAACTAATTTTCATGCTATTTTTTGACGTAATTGGTAAAAATTCATTACTGCCTCTTTTTGAATTGTAGTACCATTTGCTTTGTCAGCGACAGAATACTCGATATTTTGATGCATATATCCCTCCAGGAACAAATTCCCCCCGGGCCTTTCTTGTTTTTCCCCCTAATAATGGATGCAATTAGGTAGGATAGGATATATTAGCACCGGTTCTGCTACTACCTGTTCACGTTTTTTTCCATTGTCTGTTCATCAACTTCTTATTTTTTGCATACAAAAAGACTCACTCTATCTACAACAAATAGAACAAGCCTTGATTACAGCATTGTTATTCCTTGTTAGAAACCGATGGTGTAGAATCAGCTTCTTAAATAGTCTTTCGTCCCTGTTAATTCCGACCATCTGGCTGAAAGAAACTTCGCATAGTTTAAAGGAGCGATTCCATATGTCCCTAAAGAATGACCATCATTAATCTCCACCAGCTTCATATTCCCATCTCGATCAATTCCAAAATCTAAACCATAGGCAGCTGGCGCATCAATAAAATCATTAACCGCACTTTTTATAATACGTAGATCTAATTTTGAATCCCAAACACCTTTGTACTGCCTAATATCAAGTATTTCTCCATATCGTATGAAGCAACGCCATTCTGTTACAAAATTAACGATTTCCGAACACCAAATTCTCGTATCCTCATCCTGTTCAATCAATCCGATAAAATCTTTATATTCTTTTACCACTTTTCCAGCAAATTTTTTTGTTATGTCTTTCGGTTTTATAAAAACGTTCCAATCCTGTTTATTTTCAAAAAGCTGTTGAATCGTTGAAGTCCATATTTTCCTGCCAAAATAACTAGATAAAGAATCTGGGTAATCTATCTCTCCTTGGCTTCTTTCTATCCCCAATATTTCAAGACGTTTTCTCACGTTGCCAATACCGCCAACTACTATGTCTTCTGGATTCTTTTCTTTTATTTCATGAATATCATGGAACTTAATGATCTCCCATCCTAATGAACTGAAACCTTCAAAAGCAATAAATGCATTTACATTGTAGAATTCTCCACTTTTGTTTGCCTGTATATACGCTCTCATTCATATCACTCCATCATTTCATACGGGTTTTTCTTTCTCCATCGCCTGCTTGAGCCATCAACTTCGTTTTCATAATCTGACCATTCCATAATGTCATTTTCGAAGCCAGCAATATCAAACAACTCACTTTCCATCCTAATGCGCTCTGATACGCCTTTGCATACTCCGCACGCTAAGGCAACGAGCTCTTGTTCCATTTGCTTCACCCCCATCCTTTCATCTTGCCAATCCCGTCTCTATGAAATAGCGTTGCTTCATGCTAAACGAGACTCGTCTATCAGATCTTTTAACTGTTCATCAGTCCCCGTGTTCTCGATTGGTGTATATACTCTCATCACGAAGTCACCACTTTCGGGCAAGGCAAAAGAATGGTAACGAAAACTCAACAGGCCAGCTTTAGGATGCTGTATCACTTTTTCCCCTTTCGAAGTCCCGGATACATCATGTCTTCGCCACCACACTCTAAACTCCTCACTCTGTTCACACAATTTGTCAACGAATTCCCGATACCACGAATCATTCATGTACAAAGCGTATCGGCTTCTAAAATGAG
The window above is part of the Brevibacillus brevis NBRC 100599 genome. Proteins encoded here:
- a CDS encoding ATP-grasp domain-containing protein, whose amino-acid sequence is MRAYIQANKSGEFYNVNAFIAFEGFSSLGWEIIKFHDIHEIKEKNPEDIVVGGIGNVRKRLEILGIERSQGEIDYPDSLSSYFGRKIWTSTIQQLFENKQDWNVFIKPKDITKKFAGKVVKEYKDFIGLIEQDEDTRIWCSEIVNFVTEWRCFIRYGEILDIRQYKGVWDSKLDLRIIKSAVNDFIDAPAAYGLDFGIDRDGNMKLVEINDGHSLGTYGIAPLNYAKFLSARWSELTGTKDYLRS